A window of Ruania suaedae contains these coding sequences:
- a CDS encoding cob(I)yrinic acid a,c-diamide adenosyltransferase: MRIYTRTGDDGSTGRLYGGRIAKTDPVMETGGDVDEVVALLGVARAACDSPIAETLLRLQRELFVLGADLAANPDHRDRLEPGVSLVSEEMVTGLESLIDALVEARPLKPVFVIPGATATGAALDHARAVARRAERHALAAREAGAPVSTVVSPAVGHYLNRLSDLLFVLARHAAGETEEPTTR, translated from the coding sequence ATGAGGATCTACACGCGCACCGGCGATGACGGCAGCACGGGTCGGCTCTACGGCGGGCGGATCGCCAAGACCGATCCGGTGATGGAGACCGGTGGGGACGTGGACGAGGTGGTCGCGCTGCTCGGGGTGGCTCGCGCGGCGTGCGACTCGCCGATCGCGGAGACCCTCCTGCGGCTGCAGCGCGAGCTGTTCGTCCTCGGCGCCGATCTGGCGGCAAACCCCGACCACCGGGACCGGCTCGAGCCGGGGGTCTCGCTGGTGAGCGAGGAGATGGTCACGGGCCTGGAATCGCTCATCGACGCACTCGTCGAGGCCCGCCCGCTGAAGCCGGTGTTCGTGATCCCGGGCGCCACGGCCACCGGTGCTGCGCTGGATCATGCGCGGGCGGTGGCGCGGCGTGCGGAACGCCACGCCCTCGCGGCCCGGGAGGCGGGAGCGCCGGTGAGCACGGTGGTGAGCCCTGCCGTCGGGCACTACCTGAACAGGCTCTCGGACCTGCTGTTCGTGCTCGCCCGGCACGCCGCCGGGGAGACGGAGGAGCCCACCACCCGCTGA
- a CDS encoding sugar phosphate isomerase/epimerase family protein — protein MARPITLFTGQWADMPFEELCRRAGEWGYDGLEIACWGDHLDPNRAATDDDYVAEKLAILEKNNLKVWTISNHLKGQAVCDDPIDERHRDILPDSVWGDGDPEGVRRRAAEELKNTARAAKRLGVKTVTGFTGSSIWKYVAMFPPVRDELVEAGYQDFADRWNPILDVFEEQGVRFALEVHPSEIAYDYWTTVKTLEAIGHRESFGINWDPSHMVWQQLDPVGFLLDFPEKIFHVHCKDTKVRINNGRNGRLSSHLPWADPRRGWDFISTGHGDVPWEDAFRALNHIGYDGPLSVEWEDAGMDRLVGAPEALEFVRTLSKYEPSEAAFDAAFSTR, from the coding sequence ATGGCACGACCGATCACCCTGTTCACCGGCCAGTGGGCCGACATGCCGTTCGAGGAGCTGTGCCGGCGGGCCGGCGAGTGGGGCTACGACGGCCTCGAGATCGCCTGCTGGGGCGACCACCTCGACCCCAACCGCGCCGCCACCGACGACGACTACGTCGCCGAGAAGCTCGCGATCCTGGAGAAGAACAACCTCAAGGTCTGGACGATCTCCAACCACCTCAAGGGTCAGGCGGTGTGCGACGACCCGATCGACGAGCGCCACCGCGACATCCTGCCCGACTCGGTGTGGGGCGACGGTGACCCAGAAGGCGTGCGCCGGCGGGCCGCGGAGGAGCTCAAGAACACCGCCCGCGCCGCCAAGCGACTCGGGGTCAAGACCGTCACCGGCTTCACCGGGTCGTCGATCTGGAAGTACGTGGCGATGTTCCCGCCGGTGCGGGACGAGCTCGTCGAGGCCGGCTACCAGGACTTCGCCGACCGGTGGAACCCGATCCTGGACGTCTTCGAGGAGCAGGGCGTGCGGTTCGCCCTCGAGGTCCACCCCAGCGAGATCGCCTACGACTACTGGACCACCGTCAAGACCCTCGAGGCCATCGGTCACCGCGAGTCCTTCGGCATCAACTGGGACCCGAGCCACATGGTCTGGCAGCAGCTCGACCCGGTCGGATTCCTGCTCGACTTCCCGGAGAAGATCTTCCACGTGCACTGCAAGGACACCAAGGTGCGCATCAACAACGGCCGCAACGGCCGGCTCTCCTCGCACCTGCCCTGGGCCGACCCGCGGCGCGGCTGGGACTTCATCTCCACCGGCCACGGCGACGTGCCGTGGGAGGACGCCTTCCGCGCCCTCAACCACATCGGCTACGACGGCCCCCTCTCGGTCGAGTGGGAGGACGCCGGTATGGACCGGCTCGTCGGCGCCCCGGAGGCGCTGGAGTTCGTGCGCACCCTCAGCAAGTACGAGCCCTCCGAGGCCGCCTTCGACGCGGCCTTCTCGACGCGCTGA